A single Abditibacteriaceae bacterium DNA region contains:
- a CDS encoding glutamate synthase subunit beta yields the protein MGKPTGFLEFKRELPADRQPVERIKDWKEFHFHLDEPKLREQGARCMNCGVPFCHTGAMFNGMASGCPINNLIPEWNDLVYRGLWEQAAERLYKTNNFPEFTGRVCPAPCEGSCVLGINNPPVTIKNIECEISDRANKNGWRQPELPEKRTGKKIAVVGSGPAGLACADQLNKAGHTVTVYERADRVGGLLMYGIPNMKLDKEVVQARVDLMAAEGVTFLTGVEVGKDVSSEQLRNDFDAIVLCGGATKPRDLPIEGRDLKGVHFAMDFLRANTKSLLDSYHENGDYISAKDKDVIVIGGGDTGTDCVGTSLRHGCRSVTQLELLPQSPLERTADNPWPQWPRVHKVDYGQEEAAEIFGADPRRYSVMTERFVGDEDGNLKEIHTVEIVWAKDESGRFTHTKVAGSEKVLPAQLVLLAMGFMGPENTVLGALEVETDERSNAKAEHGKFTTNIDGVFAAGDMRRGQSLVVWAINEGRGAARECDRYLMGHSDLP from the coding sequence ATGGGCAAGCCGACGGGCTTTTTAGAATTCAAGAGAGAACTGCCCGCCGACCGCCAGCCGGTCGAGCGCATCAAAGATTGGAAGGAATTTCACTTTCATCTCGATGAACCGAAGTTGCGCGAACAGGGCGCGCGCTGCATGAACTGCGGCGTGCCGTTCTGCCATACCGGCGCGATGTTCAATGGCATGGCTTCGGGTTGCCCCATCAACAACCTTATTCCCGAATGGAACGATTTGGTTTATCGCGGCTTGTGGGAGCAGGCCGCCGAACGATTGTACAAAACCAATAACTTCCCCGAGTTTACGGGCCGCGTCTGCCCTGCTCCGTGCGAAGGTTCGTGCGTTCTCGGCATTAACAACCCGCCCGTTACGATCAAGAACATTGAGTGCGAAATCTCCGACCGCGCCAACAAGAACGGCTGGCGTCAGCCTGAGTTGCCGGAAAAGCGCACGGGAAAGAAAATCGCCGTTGTTGGCAGCGGCCCAGCCGGACTTGCGTGCGCCGATCAGCTCAATAAAGCCGGTCACACCGTTACGGTTTACGAGCGCGCCGACCGCGTTGGTGGCCTCCTCATGTATGGCATTCCCAACATGAAGCTGGATAAAGAAGTCGTTCAGGCGCGCGTCGATTTGATGGCGGCTGAAGGCGTGACTTTCCTCACTGGCGTCGAAGTCGGCAAAGATGTTTCCTCCGAACAGCTCCGCAACGATTTCGATGCGATTGTGTTGTGCGGCGGAGCGACCAAGCCACGCGACTTGCCGATTGAAGGCCGCGACCTGAAAGGCGTTCATTTCGCGATGGACTTCCTGCGCGCCAACACCAAATCGCTGCTCGATTCGTATCACGAGAACGGCGATTACATTTCGGCCAAAGATAAAGATGTCATCGTCATTGGCGGCGGCGACACCGGCACCGACTGTGTTGGCACTTCGTTGCGTCACGGCTGTCGTTCGGTTACCCAGCTTGAACTGCTGCCGCAATCGCCGCTCGAACGCACCGCCGACAATCCGTGGCCGCAATGGCCGCGCGTGCACAAAGTCGATTACGGTCAGGAAGAAGCCGCCGAAATCTTTGGCGCCGACCCGCGCCGCTATTCGGTGATGACCGAGCGTTTCGTTGGCGATGAAGACGGCAACTTGAAAGAAATCCACACCGTTGAAATCGTGTGGGCCAAAGATGAATCGGGTCGCTTCACGCATACCAAAGTTGCGGGCAGCGAAAAGGTTTTACCTGCGCAGTTGGTTCTGCTCGCGATGGGTTTCATGGGGCCGGAAAACACCGTTTTAGGCGCGCTCGAAGTCGAAACGGACGAGCGCAGCAACGCCAAAGCCGAGCATGGCAAGTTCACCACGAACATCGACGGCGTTTTCGCTGCCGGCGATATGCGTCGCGGCCAGAGCCTCGTCGTTTGGGCGATCAACGAAGGTCGCGGCGCCGCCCGCGAATGCGACCGCTACCTGATGGGACACAGCGATTTGCCGTAA
- a CDS encoding ferritin, which yields MANNVLISEEMNAAINEQIGNELNASMQYIAIANYFASEDLLELSQHFYRQSDEEREHALRFLKFVLDAGGQPEISTITGPKNRFSTAAEAIQTALDGEFEVTRQINALVDLAVRERDHITHNYLQWFVTEQLEEVSSMSTLLKVVQRAGENHLLTVEEYLVRHGRLTAGADADAAT from the coding sequence ATGGCCAACAACGTCCTCATTAGCGAAGAGATGAACGCCGCAATCAACGAGCAAATTGGAAACGAATTGAATGCGTCGATGCAATACATCGCCATTGCGAACTATTTCGCTTCTGAAGATTTGCTTGAACTGTCTCAGCACTTTTATCGCCAGTCTGACGAAGAGCGGGAGCACGCTCTCCGCTTCCTGAAGTTCGTTCTCGATGCCGGCGGCCAGCCCGAAATTTCCACGATTACCGGGCCCAAGAACCGATTTTCAACCGCTGCGGAAGCCATTCAAACCGCACTCGATGGAGAATTTGAGGTTACGCGGCAAATCAACGCTCTCGTCGATTTAGCGGTACGGGAGAGAGACCACATTACGCACAACTATCTGCAATGGTTTGTCACAGAACAACTGGAAGAGGTTTCCAGCATGAGCACCTTGCTAAAAGTCGTTCAGCGCGCGGGTGAAAATCATCTGCTCACAGTCGAAGAGTATCTCGTGCGTCACGGGCGGCTGACGGCTGGCGCCGATGCAGACGCCGCGACCTGA
- a CDS encoding APC family permease, whose amino-acid sequence MNNETHDEKSNHSTGLVRTMGLGALTIYGVGDMLGAGIYGTIGKAAGLMGNAIWLGFIASMVAALLTGLSYASLGSRYPRAAGASYVTQRAFNVNFLAYVVGLAVTASGLTSFATQSRAFSGYFVGFLGYSLPSATNATLPPASPMMWMLVALGFILLLSFVNFWGIKESLWMNAVCTAVEVGGVLLVIFVGMRYWGRVDLLQGPALAEGTGTTALSLGLVLQGAALTFFSFVGFEDMINVSEEVKEPERNFPRAVIMAIAIVTVVYVAMAVTVVSVVPAATLATSGQPLVDVVKVAAPWFPPAAFSLIALFAIANTGLLNYIMGSRLVYGMAKQGLLPKSLGIIHPTRRTPHRAILVLMMIVIALALVGDVSQLASATAALLLTVFIFINAALIVLQRRAGEAKGRFEIPSIVPALGIVACAALLYNTKPEALRIAGVLIMLIAALYFILRPKNVIAE is encoded by the coding sequence ATGAACAACGAAACACACGACGAAAAATCCAACCATTCTACCGGACTGGTCCGAACCATGGGCTTAGGCGCGCTGACGATTTACGGCGTCGGCGATATGCTTGGTGCGGGCATTTACGGCACCATCGGCAAAGCGGCGGGTCTGATGGGCAACGCGATCTGGCTCGGCTTTATTGCGTCGATGGTTGCGGCATTGCTCACGGGCTTGTCCTATGCTTCGCTCGGTTCGCGTTATCCGCGCGCGGCGGGTGCGAGTTACGTCACGCAGCGGGCATTTAACGTAAATTTCCTTGCCTACGTCGTTGGCTTGGCCGTGACCGCTTCGGGCCTGACATCATTTGCAACGCAGTCGCGGGCTTTTTCCGGTTATTTCGTCGGATTCCTCGGTTATTCGCTTCCAAGTGCGACGAATGCGACGCTTCCGCCGGCATCGCCAATGATGTGGATGCTGGTGGCTCTCGGTTTTATTCTGCTGCTGTCCTTCGTGAACTTCTGGGGCATCAAGGAATCGCTGTGGATGAATGCCGTTTGTACCGCGGTCGAAGTCGGTGGCGTGCTTTTAGTGATCTTTGTAGGAATGCGCTACTGGGGCCGCGTCGATTTGCTGCAAGGTCCGGCGCTCGCTGAAGGAACCGGCACGACAGCCCTTTCCCTCGGCCTCGTGTTGCAAGGCGCGGCGCTCACGTTTTTCTCGTTCGTCGGCTTCGAGGACATGATTAACGTGTCGGAAGAAGTCAAAGAACCGGAGCGCAATTTTCCTCGAGCGGTGATTATGGCGATTGCAATCGTGACGGTAGTTTATGTGGCAATGGCTGTGACCGTAGTTTCCGTTGTTCCTGCCGCGACGCTGGCGACATCGGGGCAACCGCTCGTCGATGTCGTAAAAGTCGCGGCTCCGTGGTTTCCGCCTGCTGCATTTTCGCTTATCGCTTTATTTGCTATCGCTAACACGGGCCTGCTCAACTACATTATGGGTTCGCGATTGGTTTACGGTATGGCGAAACAAGGTTTGTTACCTAAATCCCTCGGAATCATTCACCCGACGCGACGCACGCCGCACCGGGCAATTCTCGTCCTGATGATGATTGTCATCGCGCTCGCGCTTGTCGGCGATGTTAGCCAACTGGCTTCGGCTACAGCCGCCTTACTGCTCACAGTTTTCATCTTCATCAACGCCGCGCTGATTGTTTTGCAGCGCCGTGCTGGCGAAGCGAAAGGCCGCTTTGAAATCCCTTCGATTGTTCCTGCGCTTGGCATCGTCGCGTGCGCGGCGCTGCTCTATAACACCAAGCCCGAAGCGCTTCGTATCGCGGGCGTTCTCATCATGCTCATCGCCGCGCTCTATTTTATTCTGCGCCCGAAGAACGTCATCGCTGAATAG
- a CDS encoding Gfo/Idh/MocA family oxidoreductase, with protein MIRWGILGCGDVTERKSGPAFSDIEDSTLVAVMRRDAAKAQDYARRHKVPLWFDNAQQLVECSEVDAVYVAAPPGAHEELAMLALAAGKPCYIEKPMARSFAECQRLNAAFAAAQVPLFVAFYRRGLLRFVEAKHIVESGALGQISTVHLEHSTPSHRNFQLGDLPWRVQPEHAGAGLFLDLAAHALDILDFLFGELTHVRGDALNIADVTDVEDVVSLSFRAGGAAGVGLWNFASHSSRDELRIAGTEGELKLSIFGDEPLLLQTASGSEEISRPNPATIQQPLIQSIVDELHGRGACPSTGLSAARTSRVMDAALNRYYGGRDDDFWQRTESWPRND; from the coding sequence ATGATTCGTTGGGGAATTCTCGGCTGTGGCGATGTGACCGAGCGCAAAAGCGGCCCCGCTTTTAGCGATATAGAAGACAGTACTCTTGTTGCCGTGATGCGTCGGGATGCCGCCAAGGCCCAAGATTACGCGCGCCGCCATAAAGTGCCGCTGTGGTTTGACAACGCGCAGCAACTCGTCGAATGCTCCGAGGTCGATGCGGTTTATGTGGCTGCGCCTCCCGGCGCGCACGAAGAATTGGCGATGCTGGCGCTTGCCGCGGGCAAGCCGTGTTACATCGAAAAGCCAATGGCGCGCAGTTTTGCCGAATGTCAGCGTCTTAACGCGGCATTTGCCGCAGCGCAGGTGCCGCTTTTTGTTGCGTTTTATCGACGGGGATTGCTGCGTTTTGTCGAAGCCAAACACATCGTCGAAAGCGGCGCGTTGGGCCAAATTTCGACCGTACATCTGGAACACAGCACCCCGTCGCATCGCAACTTCCAGCTTGGCGATTTACCGTGGCGCGTCCAGCCCGAACACGCGGGCGCCGGCTTGTTTCTCGATTTGGCGGCGCACGCGCTCGATATCCTCGATTTTCTTTTTGGCGAGCTCACCCACGTGCGTGGCGATGCGCTCAACATCGCAGACGTGACCGATGTGGAAGATGTCGTTTCGCTTTCGTTTCGCGCTGGAGGCGCGGCGGGCGTTGGGCTTTGGAATTTCGCCTCGCACTCTTCGCGCGACGAACTGCGTATTGCCGGAACCGAAGGCGAACTGAAGCTTTCGATTTTCGGCGACGAGCCATTGCTTTTACAAACAGCCAGCGGTAGTGAAGAAATCAGTCGTCCGAATCCCGCCACGATTCAGCAGCCCTTAATTCAAAGCATCGTCGATGAACTGCATGGGCGCGGCGCCTGTCCTTCGACAGGCCTTTCCGCAGCGCGCACGTCGCGCGTCATGGACGCGGCGCTGAATCGTTATTACGGCGGGCGCGATGATGATTTCTGGCAGCGCACCGAAAGCTGGCCGCGCAACGACTGA
- a CDS encoding class I SAM-dependent methyltransferase, whose product MNSQFQFWQNAFASDAWYYGADAGTVARRAVRYATTRGKALDCGCGEGQDLAFLAASGFGSTGLDFTASGVEKTRRILASRGLQGEALQADLSTFDFAPLHGRFSLVLCVNALQFLGAAAPRVLGEIAACVAPGGVLGLSVFAPGGSNTARDDIWLCSIEALVETLAPRFTMHETCALSQWHNGVPQPFATLVARRKDDQ is encoded by the coding sequence ATGAATTCTCAATTTCAGTTCTGGCAGAACGCTTTCGCGAGCGACGCCTGGTATTACGGAGCCGACGCCGGAACCGTGGCACGGCGCGCGGTTCGTTACGCAACAACACGTGGCAAAGCCCTCGATTGCGGCTGCGGCGAAGGACAGGATCTGGCGTTCCTCGCTGCCAGTGGATTCGGTTCCACTGGACTCGATTTTACTGCATCGGGAGTGGAGAAGACGCGCCGCATTCTGGCTTCACGCGGTTTGCAAGGCGAAGCGCTTCAGGCCGATTTGTCAACCTTTGATTTCGCGCCGTTGCATGGCCGTTTTTCCCTTGTGCTGTGTGTCAATGCTTTGCAGTTTCTGGGCGCAGCGGCTCCGCGCGTTCTTGGTGAAATCGCAGCGTGCGTCGCACCCGGCGGCGTTCTCGGCCTAAGCGTGTTTGCGCCCGGTGGCTCGAACACGGCGCGAGACGATATCTGGCTGTGTTCGATAGAAGCCCTCGTTGAAACGCTGGCGCCCCGCTTCACGATGCACGAAACCTGTGCGCTGTCGCAGTGGCACAACGGCGTGCCTCAACCCTTCGCAACACTTGTTGCAAGACGAAAGGACGATCAATGA
- a CDS encoding DUF4864 domain-containing protein, whose protein sequence is MKRWHIIVIALVAGSWIASGAFWTVRENRRNAELEAQSPGMGPNDSWRRATNEERAAVVQVINKQLNAFKRRDFKTALLLQSTTLRANFSSPEKFERMMLSSYPDFCNFKSADYGRGRIHPSNNRVAMRVTISTERGEQLSSIYQLVQENDTWRIDGVSTGQWPGAPQNSPNVRSRDRGSRDARPQPNPTTPAIGA, encoded by the coding sequence ATGAAACGTTGGCACATTATCGTCATTGCACTCGTCGCAGGTTCGTGGATTGCCTCAGGAGCATTTTGGACAGTGCGTGAAAACCGGCGCAATGCCGAGCTCGAGGCACAATCGCCTGGTATGGGCCCTAATGACTCATGGCGTCGCGCGACCAATGAAGAGCGCGCCGCAGTCGTACAAGTCATTAACAAGCAACTGAACGCCTTCAAAAGACGCGATTTCAAAACCGCTTTGCTGCTTCAAAGCACGACGCTGCGCGCGAACTTTTCCTCGCCTGAAAAATTCGAGCGCATGATGCTCTCGTCATATCCCGACTTCTGCAATTTCAAGTCGGCGGACTACGGACGCGGGCGCATCCACCCGAGCAACAATCGCGTCGCGATGCGCGTGACAATCTCGACAGAGCGCGGTGAACAGCTTTCTTCGATTTACCAACTGGTGCAGGAGAATGACACGTGGCGCATCGACGGCGTTTCGACAGGACAGTGGCCGGGCGCGCCCCAAAACTCGCCCAACGTTCGGTCCCGCGACCGTGGGTCGCGCGACGCCCGCCCCCAGCCAAATCCGACGACACCTGCCATTGGCGCTTAA
- the pgeF gene encoding peptidoglycan editing factor PgeF, with amino-acid sequence MPSLFTFSHIAATPGLCHAVTTRYSLPEHSATVMPPGPYDSFNLAFHVGDDVEHVCANRRALGETLGFDATMLSAAQQTHETRAQIIAAESRGQGALDWESAHQQTDALITADHQTPLLILVADCAPLLLVDASAHILAVVHAGWRGAVARIVSQTIEEMKTLGAEPERIQIGIGPHLCTSCFEVGEEVALAAASVAPDAVVQGAAKPYVDLSAVLKSDALRGGAREPNIEAMNLCPRCENETFFSHRGQNGSAGRFGLVAWWE; translated from the coding sequence ATGCCGTCTCTCTTCACTTTTTCTCACATTGCTGCAACGCCGGGCCTTTGTCACGCCGTAACGACGCGCTATTCGTTGCCAGAGCATTCCGCAACCGTAATGCCACCCGGCCCATACGACAGCTTTAATCTGGCTTTTCATGTCGGCGACGATGTGGAACACGTTTGCGCGAATCGGCGCGCACTGGGCGAGACCCTCGGCTTCGATGCAACGATGCTTTCAGCGGCGCAGCAAACGCACGAAACACGCGCACAGATTATCGCTGCAGAATCGCGCGGGCAGGGCGCTCTCGACTGGGAAAGTGCGCATCAGCAAACCGACGCGCTCATCACAGCCGACCACCAAACGCCGCTCCTCATTCTGGTCGCCGATTGCGCGCCGCTCTTACTGGTTGATGCTTCGGCGCATATTTTGGCTGTCGTCCACGCAGGCTGGCGTGGCGCCGTGGCGCGTATCGTCTCGCAAACCATTGAGGAAATGAAAACACTAGGCGCCGAGCCGGAAAGAATTCAAATCGGTATAGGCCCGCATTTGTGCACCTCGTGTTTTGAAGTCGGCGAGGAAGTCGCTTTGGCGGCAGCGTCGGTGGCACCGGACGCTGTCGTGCAGGGCGCGGCAAAGCCCTATGTCGATCTCTCGGCTGTGCTCAAATCCGATGCGCTCCGTGGCGGTGCCAGGGAACCCAATATAGAAGCAATGAATCTTTGCCCGCGCTGTGAGAACGAAACATTCTTTTCCCATCGCGGCCAGAACGGGAGTGCAGGACGCTTTGGTTTAGTCGCCTGGTGGGAATAG
- the erpA gene encoding iron-sulfur cluster insertion protein ErpA: MIVLTDRAASQIRELLEKQGKTDAMLRVFVSGGGCSGFQYGMSLEDAAMEGDFQDEVNGVKVIVDSRSAMYIQGAEVDFVDNMMGGGFKIDNPNAASSCGCGTSFTPKEGAEGEEAEAVPAAAGGCGSCANSGGF, from the coding sequence ATGATTGTTTTAACCGACCGTGCCGCATCGCAGATTCGGGAATTGCTCGAAAAACAGGGCAAAACCGACGCGATGTTGCGCGTTTTCGTATCGGGCGGAGGCTGTTCGGGCTTCCAATATGGCATGAGCTTGGAAGACGCCGCGATGGAAGGCGATTTTCAGGATGAAGTCAACGGCGTTAAAGTCATCGTCGATTCGCGCAGCGCAATGTACATTCAGGGCGCCGAAGTCGATTTCGTCGATAACATGATGGGCGGCGGCTTCAAAATCGATAACCCGAACGCAGCGTCATCGTGCGGTTGCGGCACCTCCTTTACGCCCAAAGAAGGCGCGGAAGGCGAAGAGGCCGAAGCCGTTCCTGCAGCGGCTGGCGGCTGCGGAAGCTGCGCCAACAGCGGCGGTTTCTAA